In one window of Pagrus major chromosome 12, Pma_NU_1.0 DNA:
- the xpo7 gene encoding exportin-7, with the protein MKWRKMADHVQGLAQLEILCKQLYETTDTAVRHQAEKALVEFTNSPDCLSKCQLLLERGSSSYSQLLAATCLSKLVSRTSNPLPLEQRIDIRNYVLNYLATRPKLAAFVTQALIQLYARITKLGWFDCQKDDYVFRNVIADVTRFLQDSVEHCIIGVTILSQLTNEINQADTTHPLTKHRKIASSFRDSSLFDIFTLSCNLLKQASGKNLNLNDESQHGLLMQLLKLSYNCLNYDFIGTSTDESSDDLCTVQIPTSWRSAFLDSSTLQLFFNLYHSIPPSLSPLVLSCLVQIASVRRSLFNNAERAKFLSHLVDGVKRILANPQCLPDPNNYHEFCRLLARLKSNYQLGELVKVENYPEVIRLIANFTVTSLQHWEFAPNSVHYLLSLWQRLAASVPYVKATEPHLLETYTPEVTKAYITSRLESVHVILRDGLEDPLDDAGLVQQQLDQLSTIGRCEYEKTCALLVQLFDQAAQTYQELLQSTNSSAADITVQEGRLTWLVYIIGAVIGGRVSFASTDEQDAMDGELVCRVLQLMNLTDSRLAQAGNERLELAMLSFFEQFRKIYIGDQVQKSSKLYRRLSEVLGLNDETMVLSVFIGKIITNLKYWGQCEPITSKTLQLLNDLSLGYSSVRKLVKLSAVQFMLNNHTSEHFSFLGVNNQSNLSDMRCRTTFYTALGRLLMVDLGEDEDQFEQFMLPLTAAFEAVAQMLSTNTFNEQEAKRTLVGLVRDLRGIAFAFNAKTSFMMLFDWIYPAYMPILQRAIELWYHDPACTTPVLKLMAELVHNRSQRLQFDVSSPNGILLFRETSKMITTYGNRILTLGEVPKDQVYGVKLKGVSVCFAMLKAVLSGNYVNFGVFRLYGDDALDNALQTFIKLLLSIPHSDLLDYPKLSQSFYSLLEVLTQDHMNFIASLEPHVVMYILSSISEGLTALDTMVCTGCCSSLDHIVTYLFKQLSRSTKKRPTPMATDDRFLHIMQQHPEMIQQMLSTVLNIIIFEDCRNQWSMSRPLLGLILLNEKYFADLRNSIVNSQPPEKQQAMHLCFENLMEGIERNLLTKNRDRFTQNLSVFRREVNDSMKNSTYGVNSNDMMS; encoded by the exons GGCCTTGCCCAGCTGGAGATCCTGTGTAAGCAGCTGTACGAGACTACCGACACCGCCGTCCGACACCAGGCAGAGAAAGCTCTGGTGGAGTTCACCAACAGCCCCGACTGTCTCAGCAAatgtcagctgctgctggagcgaGGCAGC TCGTCATATTCTCAGCTGCTTGCGGCCACCTGTTTGTCTAAACTGGTGTCTCGAACCAGCAACCCTCTACCCCTCGAACAACGCATCGACATCC GGAACTATGTGTTGAATTATCTGGCCACGCGGCCGAAGTTAGCAGCGTTTGTGACCCAGGCGTTGATCCAGCTGTACGCCAGGATCACCAAACTTGGCTGGTTCGACTGTCAGAAAGATGACTACGTCTTCAGAAACGTCATCGCGGACGTCACACGCTTTctacag gataGCGTTGAACACTGCATCATAGGGGTCACCATCCTGTCACAGCTGACCAATGAGATCAATCAG GCTGACACGACGCATCCCCTGACCAAACATAGGAAGATAGCATCATCGTTCAGAGATTCCTCCCTCTTCGACATTTTCACTCTTTCCTGCAACCTCCTCAAACAG gcttCGGGGaagaacctgaacctgaacgaTGAATCTCAGCACGGTCTGCTCATGCAGCTGCTCAAACTCAGCTACAATTGCCTCAACTACGACTTTATAGGAACTTCCACAGACGAGTCGTCGGACGACCTGTGCACCGTACAGATCCCCACATCATGGAGATCAG CGTTTCTTGATTCCTCCACCCTGCAGCTCTTTTTCAATTTATATCATTCCATCCCTCCGTCCCTTTCCCCGTTG gtgttgtCATGTCTAGTTCAGATAGCCTCCGTCAGAAGGTCTCTCTTCAACAACGCAGAACGAGCAAAGTTTCTTTCACACTTGGTCGACGGAGTAAAAAGGATACTAGCTAACCCCCAG tgtttgccGGATCCTAACAACTACCACGAGTTCTGTCGTCTGCTGGCCCGACTGAAGAGTAACTACCAGCTGGGGGAGCTGGTCAAAGTAGAAAACTACCCTGAAGTTATTCGTCTCATAGCCAACTTCACCGTCACCAGTCTGCAG CACTGGGAGTTTGCCCCCAACAGTGTTCACTACCTGCTGAGTCTGTGGCAGCGTCTGGCAGCGTCCGTTCCCTACGTTAAAGCCACCGAGCCTCATCTGCTGGAGACCTACACTCCAGAGGTCACTAAAGCCTACATCACCTCACGGCTAGAGTCGGTCCACGTCATCCTCAG AGATGGTTTAGAAGACCCTCTGGATGACGCTGGTCTGGTTCAGCAGCAGTTAGACCAGTTGTCCACCATTGGGAGGTGTGAGTACGAGAAGACTTGTGCTCTGCTGGTCCAACTGTTCGACCAGGCAGCTCAGACCTACCAGGAGCTGCTACAGTCCACCAACTCGAGCGCCGCAGACATCACTGTGCAGGAGG GTCGGTTGACATGGTTGGTTTATATAATCGGGGCAGTGATCGGGGGACGGGTGTCGTTTGCGAGTACAGATGAGCAGGACGCCATGGACGGAGAGTTAGTCTGTCG GGTGCTCCAGCTGATGAATCTGACGGACTCTCGGCTAGCTCAGGCGGGTAACGAGAGACTGGAGCTGGCCATGCTCAGCTTCTTTGAACAGTTCAGAAAGATCTACATCGGCGACCAGGTGCAGAAATCATCAAAG CTTTATCGACGACTATCAGAGGTTCTGGGGTTGAATGACGAGACGATGGTGCTGAGTGTCTTTATAGGGAAAAT caTCACAAACTTGAAGTACTGGGGCCAGTGTGAACCAATCACCTCCAAGACACTCCAACTACTGAATGACCTCTCTTTAGG GTACAGCAGTGTGAGGAAGCTGGTGAAGCTCAGCGCTGTCCAGTTCATGTTGAATAACCACACA AGCGAGCACTTCTCCTTCCTGGGAGTGAACAACCAGTCCAATCTGAGCGACATGAGATGTCGGACCACCTTCTACACAGCACTGGGACGCCTGCTAATGGTTGATCTag GCGAGGACGAGGACCAGTTCGAACAGTTCATGCTGCCTCTGACGGCCGCGTTTGAAGCCGTGGCTCAGATGCTGAGTACAAACACCTTCAACGAGCAGGAAGCcaag AGGACACTGGTGGGTTTGGTTCGAGACCTTCGAGGCATCGCGTTCGCCTTCAACGCCAAGACGAGCTTCATGATGCTCTTTGACTGGAT ATATCCAGCCTACATGCCCATTCTGCAGCGAGCCATCGAGCTTTGGTACCACGACCCAGCATGCACCACACCCGTCCTCAAACTTATGGCTGAGCTCGTTCACAACAG atCTCAGCGGCTGCAGTTCGATGTGTCGTCACCAAACGGTATCCTGCTGTTCAGAGAAACCAGCAAGATGATCACGACCTACG GGAATCGCATCCTGACGTTGGGAGAAGTCCCGAAGGACCAGGTGTACGGCGTGAAGCTGAAGGGGGTCAGCGTCTGTTTCGCCATGCTGAAGGCGGTGCTCAGCGGGAACTACGTCAACTTCGGGGTCTTCCGTCTGTACGGCGACGACGCGCTCGACAACGCCTTACAGACCTTCATCAAACTACTGCTGTCCATCCCTCACAGCGACCTACTG GACTACCCGAAGCTCAGCCAGTCGTTCTACTCGCTGCTCGAGGTTCTCACACAGGACCACATGAACTTCATCGCCAGCCTGGAGCCTCACGTCGTCATGTACATCCTGTCGTCGATATCAGAAGGCCTCACCGCGCTCG atacGATGGTGTGCACGGGCTGCtgctccagtctggaccacatAGTGACCTACCTGTTCAAGCAGCTGTCACGCTCCACCAAGAAGCGTCCCACTCCCATGGCAACGGACGACCGCTTCCTGCACATCATGCAGCAGCACCCAGAGATGATCCAGCAG atgTTGTCCACTGTGTTGAACATCATCATCTTCGAGGACTGTAGGAACCAGTGGTCGATGTCTCGACCTCTGTTAGGCCTCATCCTGCTCAACGAGAAG tATTTCGCTGACCTGAGGAACAGCATCGTGAACAGCCAGCCTCCAGAGAAGCAGCAGGCCATGCACTTATGTTTTGAGAACTTGATGGAGGGAATCGAGAGAAACCTCCTAACAAAGAATCGAGACAG gtttacTCAGAACCTGTCTGTGTTCAGGAGGGAGGTCAACGACAGCATGAAGAACTCGACATACGGCGTCAACAGCAACGACATGATGAGCTGA
- the pbdc1 gene encoding protein PBDC1 produces MASDDGLASLGPDGASAAAHALSLPADAYGNDPRLEVMWAMKAYNHAEVYFNLISSVDPKFLKLTKLDDKIYSSFRETFKDLNIKLLKADDLKSDEAKETWRPFCNEFEGLIEDFNYGTLLRLDCEKDYTEDNTIFATRVQFFAVEIARNREGFNNTVFMSKSSKS; encoded by the exons ATGGCGTCGGATGATGGACTCGCGTCTCTG GGGCCGGATGGAGCGTCAGCAGCTGCACAtgctctgtctcttcctgcAGATGCTTATGGAAATGAT ccCCGTCTTGAGGTGATGTGGGCGATGAAGGCCTACAACCACGCAGAGGTTTACTTCAAT CTCATTTCATCCGTCGACCCCAAGTTCCTGAAGTTGACGAAACTGGACGATAAAATCTACTCGTCGTTCAGAGAAACGTTCAAAGATCTCAACATTAAGCTGCTGAAAGCAGACGACCTGAAATCTGACGAGGCCAAAGAG ACGTGGCGTCCATTTTGTAACGAGTTCGAAGGCCTCATCGAAGATTTTAACTACGGCACTCTGCTGCGTCTGGACTGTGAGAAGGATTACACAGAGGACAACACCATCTTTG CCACCAGAGTTCAGTTCTTTGCGGTTGAAATCGCTCGAAACAGAGAAGGTTTCAACAACACAGTGTTCATGTCCAAAAGTTCAAAGAGTTAG